A segment of the Parasynechococcus marenigrum WH 8102 genome:
GGCTGGCCTCCACACCAGCGCTGCGGCCCCGTTGCCGCTTCAGACGGGTCCACACCTGAATCGATTCACCATCACCGCTCAGATCGGACTGGGCCAGACCCTGGGCCTTGAGCTGGTCGTCCACCGCTGACAGCTCAGGCTGGCTATGGCTTGTGGCCAGCAGCCAGCCCTCGGGCTGTTGCTGCAGCAGCAATGGCCCTTCATCCAGCTCCAGCAGAGCCAGGGCCGCCGGCTGTTGAGCAAGGTGCCGCTTGAGAACGGGACCCAGCCACTGCGCCAGGGGGTGAAGCTCATCCGGATCGAGCAGACGGCTTGGGTCCTGCAGCTGAGCCATCAGGCTGGCGCGACCGCCTGAACCCCCTACGAGATCCTGCTGGACAGTCCAGGGTGCAGCGTCAATCCGCTCCTGCCAGCGCAGCCGGCCCTCCACCAGCAGATCAGCGTTGTCCGCCTGCAGGGCAGCCACCATCCCCTCCAGCCCGCTCAGGGCCGATGGCAGCTCAAACCACCGCCTCAATGCATCAGGGGATGCCGTGATCAATGCCATCCCATGGTCCAGCTCAGCAATGTCCCGCCCCAGCTGCGCATCCCCGAGCTGATGCTGCTCCTGCAGCTGAGACACATCCAGGGCTCGCTCCAGCACCCCCCGCCCCGAGGCCAACAGGACCAGGTCATCGTCAATCAGGGCCGTCGCCAGAGGCTGCGGGTCCCGTCCCACCAGGGCACCACGGCCACTGATCAGTCCCATGCCGCGGTAACTGCTGATCTGCAGATCGGTTCCCGCCAGGCTGCGGGTCTGCCAGAAGCGCTGCAGAAAGCGGCGGGCCCCATCGCTGTCCGTGCTCGTCAACGCCAGCACCCAACCCGGCGTATCACTGGCATCCAGCAGGGTGAGGCTGAGGTCCGGACCAACCCAGCTGGCGAGTTCGGCGTCGAAGTCGAGCCCTGCCAACGCGAAGGCACCATCACGCCACTGACGCATCCCGTCCCGGGCCGCCCGCCGCTGCCGCGGCGGCGCCACAGCCTGGGCATAGGCCGGAAGACGCGCACTGTCGGCCAGCCAATGCACGGACAGGGCGGCATCACGGGGAACAAAACGGGCCGCTCGCGGCAGTTGCAGCGGTTGATCCACCAGGTGCAGCGGACTGCGCCGTTCCAGCCCCCAAAGCAAGCCGGTGGTCACCAGCACCAGGGAGAGCAGGGCAGCGGCCAGGGCCGTCAGAAAGGAGCGGGCCTGCATGGGCCTGCAGTGTCGGATGACGTCATCTTTGTCCATCACCGCAGAATG
Coding sequences within it:
- a CDS encoding DUF3352 domain-containing protein; translation: MQARSFLTALAAALLSLVLVTTGLLWGLERRSPLHLVDQPLQLPRAARFVPRDAALSVHWLADSARLPAYAQAVAPPRQRRAARDGMRQWRDGAFALAGLDFDAELASWVGPDLSLTLLDASDTPGWVLALTSTDSDGARRFLQRFWQTRSLAGTDLQISSYRGMGLISGRGALVGRDPQPLATALIDDDLVLLASGRGVLERALDVSQLQEQHQLGDAQLGRDIAELDHGMALITASPDALRRWFELPSALSGLEGMVAALQADNADLLVEGRLRWQERIDAAPWTVQQDLVGGSGGRASLMAQLQDPSRLLDPDELHPLAQWLGPVLKRHLAQQPAALALLELDEGPLLLQQQPEGWLLATSHSQPELSAVDDQLKAQGLAQSDLSGDGESIQVWTRLKRQRGRSAGVEASLAVARSADSDRDWWGETLPSLVQRQDSRALEPRVQQWRNLSNHQSNPAQSLMLASKPARTVLADWQPWTLLQAMAGQTLQPRIQGLSLSLEADRQDEGRSVLPLHARLELG